The Medicago truncatula cultivar Jemalong A17 chromosome 4, MtrunA17r5.0-ANR, whole genome shotgun sequence genome includes a region encoding these proteins:
- the LOC11445930 gene encoding uncharacterized protein isoform X2 has protein sequence MNLAIAYNGSISNFGMAVSAHKEYKRSVTNSHQMPGLYGSVDQGNLIFFGKEQLFMDPSIYSPLSSDAGPSNSLGIQGYVTGNRVSSFHQGSDGLIGIQSARDSGRAFSVGQLQTILPPNTNIPEAYAHGNSEEQAFIQDA, from the exons ATGAACTTGGCGATAGCATACAATGGTAGCATCAGCAATTTTGGAATGGCTGTATCGGCACACAAGGAATACAAGCGAAGTGTAACAAACTCTCATCAGATGCCTGGTCTCTATGGTTCAGTGGATCAaggaaatttgatttttttcggAAAAGAACAACTTTTCATGGATCCTTCCATTTATTCACCTCTTTCATCTGATGCTGGTCCAAGCAATTCACTGGGCATTCAGGGTTATGTTACTGGCAATCGAGTTTCTTCATTCCATCAAGGTAGTGACGGCTTAATAGGAATCCAATCTGCAAGAGATTCAGGCCGTGCATTTTCTGTGGGCCAATTGCAG ACCATACTGCCGCCTAACACAAATATCCCCGAGGCATATGCTCATGGCAATAGTGAAGAACAA GCATTTATACAGGATGCTTAA
- the LOC11445930 gene encoding uncharacterized protein isoform X1, whose product MKRRLARRCRNGVGVQTELCTSSGQCLRPYCRLTQISPRHMLMAIVKNKHLYRMLKLGLAMSNINGEMVVETPAKGSVTTSLVCLRCPLSLFDRDFEMDLVCLPLSGMNVILGMNWLEYNHVLINCFSNSVSSSSAEEESGVEFLSTKQLKQLERDGILMFTLMASMSIDIVVSNR is encoded by the exons ATGAAGCGTCGTCTAGCGAGGAGGTGCAGAAATGGAGTCGGAGTTCAGACGGAACTATGTACAAGCTCCGGACAATGTTTGAG ACCATACTGCCGCCTAACACAAATATCCCCGAGGCATATGCTCATGGCAATAGTGAAGAACAA GCATTTATACAGGATGCTTAAGTTGGGTCTTGCTATGTCTAATAttaatggagagatggttgtcgaaactccagctaaagGTTCGGttactacttctctcgtatgtttgagatGTCCTTTGTCTTTGTTtgatcgtgattttgaaatggatttagtttgtttacCTTTGAGTGGAATGAATGTGATtcttggtatgaactggttagagtacaaccatgttcttATCAACTGTTTTAGCAATTCGGTGTCCTCCTCCTCTGCTGAAGAAGAAAGTGGAGTGGAGTTcttgtctactaagcagctgaagcaactagAACGAGATGGAATTTTGATGTTTACCTTGATGGCATCCATGTCTATTGACATTGTTGTgtcgaatcgttga